The region TTGAGTTCGGCGTTGCGTCTCGCATCTTCGATCGCTTCCGGAACGATTTCGACGCCGTAGACGTGTTTCGCTTTTTTCGCTAAAAAAAGCGAGATCGTGCCGATGCCGCAGTAGGCATCGATGACCGTCTCCCCGCCAGTCAGCTCGGCGTACTCAAGCGCTTTGTCGTACAACACTTTCGTCTGCTCAGGGTTGACTTGGTAAAATGAGCGGGCCGAGATGGCGAATTGAATGTCGCCGATGCGATCGGTGATGTACTCGCTTCCCCATAACACACGCGTTTTGGCGCCGAAAATGACGTTCGTCCGTTCGGGATTGATGTTTTGCACGATCGACTTCACATCCGGGATTTCGCGGACGATGTCACGGACGACGTCTTGTTCGTGCGGCAAATGTTCCGTGCGGGTGACGAGGACGACCATCACCTCTCCCGTCGCCGCACCGCAGCGGGCGACAATATGGCGGAGAACGCCCTTATGCGTCGTCTCGTCATACGGCGGAATGCCATAGCGCTCGGCGAGGCGCTTCACCGTCTGGACGACGATGTCGTTTTTCTCCTGCTGGATGAGGCAAGCGTCCATATCGATGATGTCATGGCTCCGCTCTTTGTAAAAACCAGCGACTAGGCCCCCTTCGCGCCCGCCGACAGGCACTTGCGCTTTGTTTCGGTAGCGCCATGGGTTCTTCATCCCGATGACGGGGTGGACGATGACGCCTTCAAGCTTGCCGATGCGGGCGAGCACTTCTTTCACTTGCTTTTCTTTCGCCTTCAGTTGGCCCCCGTAGCTTAAGTGCTGCAGCTGGCAGCCGCCGCATTGGCGATAGACGGGGCACGGGGGCTCGACGCGGTCCGGGCTTGGTGCGTACAGCTCGATGAGGCGTCCGTACCCGTATCCTTTTTTCACTTTGATCACTTTCACGTTCGCCCGCTCGCCGGGAAGCACGTTTTTCACGAACAATGGAAAGCCGTCGACTTTCGCCACCCCGAGCCCGTCATGGGTCAAATCGGTAAATGTTACGTCATAGTAGTCGTTTTTAGCCACCGGTGCTTGCTGCTTCGTCATGTTCGTCTCCTTTCTGCCGAATGGGTTTGTATGGTTAGCGTTCCCTTATTGGCTTAGAGGCATAAGAAAAGAACAGGATCATTTCCCTGTTCTCACTTGTTCCGCCTTGTCTTTCGGCATGATGACTTCCAGATGGCGGTACAAATTGACAAATTCCCCTGGAAGCATGCCGCCAAATTCGCCGTCTAAGTTCAGCTGCATCGGCGAGCGCACTTTCACCCGGTTCGCTTTCGTATAAATAATGTGCGGATCGTTGATATGCTCGCCGCGCGCAGCCAGCGTGACCAGACGGATAAACTCGGCCAAGTTCGTTTTCTTGACAATGATAAAATCAAACAGGCCGTCATTCAATGATGAGTCAGGCGCCAGTTTTTCAAAGCCGCCGACTGAGTTCGTGAGGGAGACCAAAAACATCATGATTTCGCCTTCGAAGATTTTGCCATCGTACTCGATTTGCGCTTCGGTCGCCTTAATGGACGGAAGCATTTCGATTCCTTTTAAGTAATAGGCGAGCTGGCCAAGCATCGTTTTCAGCTTGCTCGGCACTTCGTAGGTGAGCTCCGTCAGGCGGCCGCCGCCGGCGATGTTGATGAAATAGCGCGTTTTGTCTTCGTTCGTCACAGAGCCGATGTCAATCGGGACGGGCTCGCCCGTGGCAATCACCTCGCACGCCCCTTCGATCGAGCGCGGCACGCCGATCGCGCGGGCGAAATCGTTCGTCGTCCCGACGGGGATCACGCCTAATTTCGGCCGATGCGGCTGATCGGCAATGCCGTTGACGACTTCGTTGATCGTTCCGTCGCCGCCCGCGGCAACGACAAGGTCAAACCCCCGCTCCGCCGCCCGCCGAGCTGCATTGGTCGCATCCCCTGGCCCTTCAGTCGCATGGCATGACGTTTCATAGCCCGCTTTTTCCAACCAGACGAGCACATCGGGCAAATGGCGCTTAAACAGCTCGCGCCCCGATGTCGGATTATAAATGATTCGAGCTCGTTTCATCGTCATCAACCTACTTCCCCTTTTTCCATTCCACTCGTTCCCATCATAGCGAAACAATGCTTTATGCGCAACTAGGAAGAGCGCCTCGAGCGCATGCTTGTTATTCAGCAAGGATGTGCAACTTGCGCACCGCGAAGAAAAGCGCCCTTGGTTCGATCAAGAGCGCCGTACACCATGTTCATGACTGGCTCGCATTCTCGTTCTCGGAAACGGCTGGCTTGGTCGTGACGGCCGATGATGCGCTGCTTGCCGTGAGATTCTCAAGCAGCTGCTTCACATCGATGCCCGTCGATGCTTTTAACGTCTCCTGCAAGCTCGCCATTAAGTTCGTCGCATAGCCCGTGACGCGGTTGGCGCCGCCCCCCGCTCCTGAGCCGGTGTCGACGATCGTCAGCTTCTCGATGTTCGCCAGCGGGCTCGCCACCTGCTTCGCGTATTCTGGAAGCATCTTGATGATCATGTCGAGCACAGCTGCTTGGCCGTAGCGCTCGAACGCTTCGGCGATCTTTTGTTTCGCTTCCGCTTCGGCGAGACCTTTCAGGCGGATGATTTCCGCTTCCGCTTCCCCTTTGGCTTTCTCTGCTTCGGCTTTCGCCAACCCATCGAGGCGGATGCGCTCCGCTTCCGCTTTCGCCAGCGTTTCGACGCGGTATTTTTGCGCATCGGCTTCGGCAATTTGCTTCGCCTTTTCCGCCGCCGCTTTTTGTTCGATCGCATAGCGTTCGGCGTCGGCTTTTTTCTTCACCTCGGAGTCGTATTGCCGCTCGCGGCGCAAAATTTCTTTTTCTTCAAGCTCGATTTGTTTTTGCCGCTCGATAATTTTAATTTGCATTTGCTGGGCCATGACTTCCTGCTTCGCCTTCGCTTCTTCCAGATGGTACGCCTGATCGGCGCGCGCTTTGGCGATATCTTGTTCACGGCGGAACTCAGCGAGCTTCAGTTGGTTGATTTTCTCCGCCTCCGCGATTTCCGTCAGCCGCTCCAGTTCCGCTTTGCGCGCTTCTTTATCCGCTTCGGCGCGCTTAATGCGCGTCTCTTTTTCCGCCTCGGCGGTTGCGATATCGGCGTCGCGCTTCACTTGGGCGATGCGAGGCTTCCCGAGCGCATCGAGGTAGCCGTTTTTGTCGCGCACGTCTTTGATCGTGAATGAGACGATGACCAACCCCATTTTCGCCAAGTCTTGCGAAGCGACGCGCTGCACTTCCTGGGAGAATTTATCGCGGTTTTTGTAAATTTCTTCAACCGTCATCGACCCGAGAATGGAGCGGAGATGGCCTTCAAGCACTTCCCGCGCTTCGTTTTCCATATCCTGACGCGTTTTGCCTAAAAACTGCTCGGCCGCAGTCGCGATTTCGCCGATCGAGCTGCCGACTTTAATGATCGCCACCCCGTCGGCCATGACAGGAACCCCTTGTTCCGTATACACTTCCGGCGTTTGCACATCGAGCTTGATCGACAATAAACTAAGCGGCTCGGCCTGTTGGAAAATCGGCACGACAAACGTCCCGCCGCCGCGGACGATTTTGATTTTGTTTCCAGATTCATCGACATGAACGTTTTTGCTTCCTAAGTAGCTCCCGGTGACAATGAGCGCCTCGTCCGGCCCGACGGTGCGGTAGCGGGCGATAAAAATAGCGATGAGTCCGACAAGAAGCAAGACGACGACGCCGATCACCACAAGCCATGGCGCAATAGCCATAATGTGTTTCCCCTTTCATTGTTCAGATGGAAAGATGATATGGATCGTGCTTCGCTACGACCGCGACGCCGTTTTCCATTTGCACGACGATCACGTCTTCTCCCGATGGAATGGGTTCATGGTTTACACTTTTCGCGGGTTTGGCCACCGCGCCGCTTTTGCGGGAAATGAGAATTTCACCAAACCCATCAGGCGGCACCGAGACGATCACTTTGGCAAGCAACCCTTCCAAATCGGCGTCCGTATACCCAAGCGACGCCTCGGCTGAGCGGAGCGGCAAAAAGACGAAAAAGTGCAAAAGCAGCACGATCGCAAGGGCCACCCCAACGCTTAGACCGAAGATCAAGCCCGATGACCAATCCGTATACCATTCAGCCAACAATCCGACGGCGCTGCCGACAATGAAAAACGATAGAATCAGCTGCGGACTGAACAACGGGTGGTCCACTACGTCAAATACGCCCTCTAGCACATCACTAAGGAAAAAATACACAACCGTCAACAACGCACTAACAACAAGCACCGTCCCGTACACGACTTCAGGTGAATGGCCGAACAACATCCCCCTCCCTCCTTTCCCCTCACCTATTCATACGGGCTAGGTGGCCTTCGGTTTCATCATTTTTCCATCATCATCAAAATTCGACAATCTTCCCCCGATTTCCTTTCTTTGAACAAAAACCTCTATGAAAAATGCTTTGGACAGGCAGGATTTTGCGTTGTGTAGGGCGAATAAAGCGATGGGAATCTAAAAATACATAGGGAGGGAGACCATGTCAGAAACGCGCATTGACCATGATCGCCTGTTTAAAGAGTTGTTAAGTACATTTTTTGAAGAATTCGTTCTCCTCTTCTTTCCGCGTGTATACGAGCATGTTGACTTTCACCATCTTTCCTTTTTATCAGAAGAAGTGTTGACCGATGTTACTGCAGGGGAAAAACATCGAGTCGATCTATTGGTCGAGACAAAGCTAAAAGGGGAAGATGGGCTGATCATTGTCCACATCGAACACCAAAGTTACATCCAACCCACTTTTTCAGAGCGAATGTTCATTTATTTCAGCCGCTTATTTCAAAAACACCGCCGCCGTATTCTCCCGATCGCCATCTTCAGCTATGACGCCACTCGCGGTGAACCTTCCTCTTTCACTGTGGAGTTTCCGTTTTTGACCGTTCTCGATTTCCGTTTTTTGACCATAGAATTGCGCAAACTCCCGTGGCGCGAGTACATCCGTCAGGACAACCCGGTCGCCGCCGCTTTGTTAAGCAAAATGGGGTATAATGAAGACGAAAGGATCGAAGTGAAAAAAGAGTTTTTGCGCATGCTCATTCGTCTCGAGCTGGATGAGGCGAAACAGCGGCTGTTGTTCGGCTTTTTCGAAACGTATTTGCGGTTATCGGAGGAAGAAGAAATCCGATTGCGAAATGAGGTGAATACAATGGAGGAGAAGGAGGCCGCCAAAGTCATGGAACTCATCGTTTCATACGAACAAAGAGGCATGGTGAAAGGAATGGAGAAAGGAATGGAAAAAGCAAAGATGGATGTTGCAAAACGAATGTTGGCAAAAGGATATGATGCCGACACGATTCATGAACTGACCGGACTACCGCTTGAAAAGATTGAACAAATGAAGAAGTAATGCGAAGACAAGGGGCTTTCTCCCTGGTATTCCATTCCAGATTATCGTCGCCCGATCTCTCCAAAACTTCCAGAAATCCCCAGGGAGAAAGGCCTGTTTATCGCTGTTCTCATCCATTTTGACTGACATCCCGATCCTCGGAAAGCCCCACCCGTTCAAGCTCCCGCCCAAGCCGGCCCGTAAGCATGAGCCCGTACATGCGGAAATCGGCCCGAAGCGACCAAAGCGGATGGCCGAAGGTGGCGGGTTTGTTTCCTTCGATGAAAAAATGGCTGAACCACGCGAGCGCATAGGCGGCCACTGGTGCGCCGAGCAGCCACCATGCGTTCCTCGTCACGATCGCGATGATGACAAACAAAAACACGAAGCTCGTTCCGACAAAATGCCATCTCCGCGTCGCCCGTTTGCGGTGTTGCGTCAAGTAAAACGGCCAAAATTCTTCATAATCGCGGAACTCCATCTCCCCCTCCCCCTTTCACTTTCGCCGATGCGGCCCGCCGCCCGCGAATGCCTCGAACGAGCAGCACCCAGTACCCGATCATGTACAGAAACAGCACGAGCGACAGCCACGCCCACCATTGCCCTGTGGCGAGGGATTGCTGCCAATAGGCGAACGGATCGACGCCGACCCTAGCGATCGTATGGAAGTTATTGAGAAAAAACAACAGCACTGCGAGCATAGCAACGAGCGAATACCAACGGCGAACCGTTCCTTTCACCAGCATCACCACACCGACAATCAATGTGGCAATGCACATAATGTAGTATAACATGGACATCCATAGCGGCGCACTCGGACCCATTTCAAATCCCCTTCCATCCGTAATGATGGTCATATTCGATGAAAGCAAAAAGAGTTCCTTCCTGTTGGAACGATGTTCCCTTCCTCCGTGAGGGAGCGGTTGCTCAAATTCAACATACATTTGGCTCGTCCCCGCAAAGCTTCCCTTCATAATTAATAGTGTTTTCAAGTTGCTGGGATGGGTGGGTGAAAACAGAAGGACGTAACGCTTAGGACGGCATCTCCTCGATTTTTTGGACCATGCCCCCTCAGTTGTCATTAATTCGCTTTTGTTATGTTTAACACTTGAGCATCAATGCCTAATTCCAGTTCATTAATTTTTTTAAACTCTTGATTATATATATAAACTTTTTTGTGTTGATCAATCACGACTAAATGTTGATTCCAATTTGTGATATTAGTGGGGTTATCCGCCAATTTGACTTTTTCCGCTTCTTGACTTCCTTCTATCTTTAAAACTTCAATAAAGGATTTCCGATCATGAGGCTCATACAAGATAAGGATTTTATTATTCAAGATAGCCATCTCTTTCGTCCCTTGTTTTAATTTCAACTCTTTAGAAATTACACCATTCTTTATATAATAGAGTTTATTTTTATTAGACGGGGCTCCAGCTGCCTCGTCATTTGCCAATCCAATCATCATATCTTTGTAAAACAATATTTGATTTGGCACATGAGGTTGATCCATTTTTAAAACTTTATACAACTTCCAAGTATCGAAATCAAAACGATAAATGTTTGACTGATTATTTTCGCAAAGTGAAGGAAAATAAGCGCTACTTCCAACCTTAATCATTGATTGCACGATTCCGTTGACGGTAAATTCTTTGACGAACTTATTGCTCCTTAAATCATACAGCCCTAGCTTCGTAACGGGGAGTCCTTCGCGATTTGTCAAAGAAAGAGAAGAGTCCATCAATAAATATCCATTGGACGACACAACATTCATAGGACCAAAATCTTTCACCTTTTGGTATTTGGCTTGGCCGTTAGAGAATTCTGTTATCCCTGCAAAATGATGCTCCGGCGAATAAGTAGGAGCTAGCAATTTTTTCGTATGTTTATCGTAAACAGAAGTGTGCATAAACCTTTCATTGTAAATTTCACGCTTCGTCAAATTTCCGTTATTCTCGTCAATTACAACGATTCTATTGGGGGTATTTATCAATAGATCTGGATTATTAACATCAAAAGAAACCTTAACATTGGAGCTCTCGTTTGATTTGAACCACACATATCCTCCTGCCAAAATCGCTATCAACAAAAAAACAAAAAATAGTAATGATATGTAAGTTCTTCTCATAAACAATGCCTCCCTAATGAAATTTTAGGACACAGCCACCAGCTGTGTCCTATTTGCCTTTATTTTCCCCTTCGCTCCTCATAAATAAATGCGCCTGTTCATCGTCGGCTATATTATCCGGCGTTACCCAGTAGCCACCATTACTATCAATATCAATACTCGCCTTTATTTTATAACCAACATAAGGAAGTTTCGTACAATACCATTCATCATAATTTGTTTTAGAACTGCTCCAGTCATATGCTTCACCCATCTGTTGACGTAAATAAGATATGACCTTCTCTCTTTGGTCTGAAGATGCAGCAGGAACCCAATAACCCACCACTTCTTTATAATTTGTTTCCCAAAAACGTTTAGATTCTCTATATACACCTTTATTTGGCATCGCACTTATGAAATTCCCATAATAATCATCATAAGTAGCGCCATGTCGGTAATAGCCATATGGGACGCTCGAGGAAGATCCAGAACTCGGACCATTACCTAAGATAATGTCTCCATCTCCCCAAACATCCCAATTAATATTATGGTTATAAGATGCTGTTGCAACACTAGCTTGTATTGATGTCATTTCACTTGGGGGATAGAGAACCTTTCCTTCTTTCTTTAGCCTTTCAGCATTCATTTCTTCTGTGGAATGTAATTTGATTCTATTCGAAATTTTCAATTCTTCGCTTTTAAGTTGCTTTTCGGCTTGCCTTTTTAGCTGCTCCTTATTAATAGACATTTCTTTTTCAACAGCAGCCTTGTTATTCGTTTCATCTGGTAAAGTCCCTGAAATTGAGTCTGAAGAAGCGTAAGCACTTGTTGTAATAGCCAGTAAAAACCCCAATGATAAGAATTTTGCTTTTTTTAACATTACAACATCCCCTTTGGATTAATAACCCGTATTGCTCGTTAAGCACTAGCGCTCAACTATCCCAAGTGTTGCAAACAAGATACCAGCAAGCACTGCCCCATTCCATGCAATTGAAGTAAGTAGCACCACAAAAGATTAACGAACTCTTTTCAATTCTTCTAACATTATGTTCCGTTCAAGCTACAATCGAAGAAGGTAGGTAACTGCTCAGCCATTACATAGAAAAAGTTTACGAGATCGGGTTTATTTCTGCTCCCCTTGTCTATACTATATAAGTTGAAATTTTGTTTTACATCCAGCTTACTACCTTCCACGTTATATCATATCAGCTCGTATTGAGATAAAAGCGGAAGCGAAAAATCGGAAATTCTTTATTGCAACTTATATAGCACCATCCAAGACAAGGGAGGTGAACACGATGGCAAACGTTGTTTTTGATTTCCAACAAGCGGTCTTTACACTCGAAAGCATGGTGGCCAAAATCGAACACCAAGCACAAACGATTGAAACACTCATCCGAGAAAACGAGCAGCTGCGTCAAGAAAACCAACAACGAAAAACACGTATCGCAGAATTAGAAGCCCGTACGAAAAAAAACAGCACCAATAGCCATTTGCCGCCGTCTTCTGACCGGTTTGCGGCGAAATCTCCTTCTCGCCAACCG is a window of Geobacillus kaustophilus DNA encoding:
- the rlmD gene encoding 23S rRNA (uracil(1939)-C(5))-methyltransferase RlmD, with translation MTKQQAPVAKNDYYDVTFTDLTHDGLGVAKVDGFPLFVKNVLPGERANVKVIKVKKGYGYGRLIELYAPSPDRVEPPCPVYRQCGGCQLQHLSYGGQLKAKEKQVKEVLARIGKLEGVIVHPVIGMKNPWRYRNKAQVPVGGREGGLVAGFYKERSHDIIDMDACLIQQEKNDIVVQTVKRLAERYGIPPYDETTHKGVLRHIVARCGAATGEVMVVLVTRTEHLPHEQDVVRDIVREIPDVKSIVQNINPERTNVIFGAKTRVLWGSEYITDRIGDIQFAISARSFYQVNPEQTKVLYDKALEYAELTGGETVIDAYCGIGTISLFLAKKAKHVYGVEIVPEAIEDARRNAELNSITNVTFEVGAAEDVIPRWYQEGIRADCLVVDPPRKGCDASLLETIIAMKPPRVVYVSCNPATLARDLRILEDGGYETIEVQPVDMFPHTAHVECCALLVKK
- a CDS encoding diacylglycerol kinase is translated as MKRARIIYNPTSGRELFKRHLPDVLVWLEKAGYETSCHATEGPGDATNAARRAAERGFDLVVAAGGDGTINEVVNGIADQPHRPKLGVIPVGTTNDFARAIGVPRSIEGACEVIATGEPVPIDIGSVTNEDKTRYFINIAGGGRLTELTYEVPSKLKTMLGQLAYYLKGIEMLPSIKATEAQIEYDGKIFEGEIMMFLVSLTNSVGGFEKLAPDSSLNDGLFDFIIVKKTNLAEFIRLVTLAARGEHINDPHIIYTKANRVKVRSPMQLNLDGEFGGMLPGEFVNLYRHLEVIMPKDKAEQVRTGK
- a CDS encoding flotillin family protein yields the protein MAIAPWLVVIGVVVLLLVGLIAIFIARYRTVGPDEALIVTGSYLGSKNVHVDESGNKIKIVRGGGTFVVPIFQQAEPLSLLSIKLDVQTPEVYTEQGVPVMADGVAIIKVGSSIGEIATAAEQFLGKTRQDMENEAREVLEGHLRSILGSMTVEEIYKNRDKFSQEVQRVASQDLAKMGLVIVSFTIKDVRDKNGYLDALGKPRIAQVKRDADIATAEAEKETRIKRAEADKEARKAELERLTEIAEAEKINQLKLAEFRREQDIAKARADQAYHLEEAKAKQEVMAQQMQIKIIERQKQIELEEKEILRRERQYDSEVKKKADAERYAIEQKAAAEKAKQIAEADAQKYRVETLAKAEAERIRLDGLAKAEAEKAKGEAEAEIIRLKGLAEAEAKQKIAEAFERYGQAAVLDMIIKMLPEYAKQVASPLANIEKLTIVDTGSGAGGGANRVTGYATNLMASLQETLKASTGIDVKQLLENLTASSASSAVTTKPAVSENENASQS
- a CDS encoding Rpn family recombination-promoting nuclease/putative transposase, whose translation is MSETRIDHDRLFKELLSTFFEEFVLLFFPRVYEHVDFHHLSFLSEEVLTDVTAGEKHRVDLLVETKLKGEDGLIIVHIEHQSYIQPTFSERMFIYFSRLFQKHRRRILPIAIFSYDATRGEPSSFTVEFPFLTVLDFRFLTIELRKLPWREYIRQDNPVAAALLSKMGYNEDERIEVKKEFLRMLIRLELDEAKQRLLFGFFETYLRLSEEEEIRLRNEVNTMEEKEAAKVMELIVSYEQRGMVKGMEKGMEKAKMDVAKRMLAKGYDADTIHELTGLPLEKIEQMKK
- a CDS encoding DUF962 domain-containing protein produces the protein MEFRDYEEFWPFYLTQHRKRATRRWHFVGTSFVFLFVIIAIVTRNAWWLLGAPVAAYALAWFSHFFIEGNKPATFGHPLWSLRADFRMYGLMLTGRLGRELERVGLSEDRDVSQNG
- a CDS encoding hydrolase, yielding MLKKAKFLSLGFLLAITTSAYASSDSISGTLPDETNNKAAVEKEMSINKEQLKRQAEKQLKSEELKISNRIKLHSTEEMNAERLKKEGKVLYPPSEMTSIQASVATASYNHNINWDVWGDGDIILGNGPSSGSSSSVPYGYYRHGATYDDYYGNFISAMPNKGVYRESKRFWETNYKEVVGYWVPAASSDQREKVISYLRQQMGEAYDWSSSKTNYDEWYCTKLPYVGYKIKASIDIDSNGGYWVTPDNIADDEQAHLFMRSEGENKGK